The Pyrodictium delaneyi genome contains a region encoding:
- a CDS encoding phosphoribosyltransferase: MPRVPVKLVTWEEVVEWSRGLARRIKESGYKPTVVIAVARGGYVAARLLCDFLGVENLLSIQSQHWTEAAKASEKAILKFPYKVDLQGHRALLVDDIVDTGETLKLARDYIAKEWRPDELRIATLQWISPVAKLKPDYYYIEVKEWVWFQYPWTRLEDVTQFIRRMLTEHSKETGKKEWSYDEIKSLFKEWYGIEVEEFYYQDALEVLVETGFLEKSGDKYRLRGQA, translated from the coding sequence GTGCCCCGTGTGCCAGTAAAGCTCGTCACTTGGGAGGAAGTTGTTGAATGGAGCCGTGGCCTTGCCCGCCGTATAAAGGAGTCAGGCTATAAGCCAACCGTAGTGATAGCTGTTGCGCGTGGTGGCTACGTAGCTGCTAGGCTCCTCTGCGACTTCCTCGGAGTAGAGAACCTACTGAGCATACAGAGCCAGCACTGGACAGAAGCAGCCAAAGCCTCCGAGAAGGCTATACTAAAATTCCCCTACAAGGTGGACCTTCAAGGGCACCGAGCCCTCCTCGTAGACGATATCGTTGATACTGGCGAGACTCTGAAGCTCGCTCGCGACTACATTGCTAAGGAGTGGAGGCCCGATGAGCTGAGGATAGCAACGCTGCAGTGGATAAGCCCGGTGGCTAAGCTGAAGCCCGACTACTACTACATAGAGGTGAAGGAGTGGGTCTGGTTCCAGTACCCGTGGACAAGGCTAGAGGATGTCACACAGTTCATACGTAGGATGCTCACCGAGCACAGCAAGGAGACTGGCAAGAAGGAGTGGAGCTACGATGAAATAAAGAGCCTCTTCAAGGAGTGGTACGGTATAGAAGTAGAGGAGTTCTACTACCAGGACGCCCTAGAAGTGCTGGTTGAGACCGGATTCCTAGAGAAGAGTGGTGACAAGTATAGGCTTCGCGGCCAAGCCTAG
- a CDS encoding cupin domain-containing protein, which produces MPVERGPCGEKVGKALDVEPQEAMLKSGKKVEGVYIRWLISGKDGAPTFAMRLFTAEPDAHIPSHRHPWEHEIYVLRGSMRVKIGGKDYEVSAGSFIYIPPNIDHEYFIGKDGVEFLCIIPLKPSVDESYDPCGRNAE; this is translated from the coding sequence ATGCCCGTTGAACGTGGACCGTGTGGTGAAAAAGTCGGAAAAGCACTGGATGTAGAACCCCAAGAAGCGATGCTAAAGAGTGGAAAGAAGGTAGAGGGTGTGTACATACGCTGGCTCATATCGGGAAAGGATGGCGCACCGACCTTTGCTATGAGGCTCTTCACGGCCGAACCAGACGCTCATATACCTAGCCACCGGCACCCCTGGGAGCACGAAATATACGTGCTTAGGGGTTCTATGCGGGTGAAGATAGGCGGAAAAGACTATGAAGTCTCTGCTGGTAGCTTCATATACATACCACCAAACATAGATCACGAGTATTTCATTGGAAAAGATGGTGTCGAGTTCCTCTGCATAATTCCGCTAAAACCCAGTGTAGACGAGAGTTATGATCCCTGTGGCAGAAATGCTGAGTAA